Proteins co-encoded in one Amia ocellicauda isolate fAmiCal2 chromosome 11, fAmiCal2.hap1, whole genome shotgun sequence genomic window:
- the arhgef37 gene encoding rho guanine nucleotide exchange factor 37, with protein sequence MDTCAMAGAPGTRMSIAEEPEGSEMPVEPDYHSDKMKQKQHLATEELITSERSYLRLLQLCCVDIRGNLQRLQMPLLNLEAMFSNIEDVIAVSVHLLSLLEQTDPSDPRFLSALSDAFFTVKGDMEMVYREYCANYNNIAAMENRCKQNEAVWEKMLLIIKSSAPDINATSLTFFLVMPIQRIARYPLHLQTILKHTDPQHPAYSTLEETAQATVEINCRINEYKRFREVADKYRKTESLTMKDRMSRLNGHSIAKKTLRLQQLLKHETGIKVKVKDEEFDALEEHFNLMEKGIVDLHDNMKTYLIHLQDYLMSRPDESDLDLDSEQSAHCYKEIRGLLHQMIYPTFEYRLQSLVFKPLCSLRELLDGPRNLIRKHLDKLLDFELLEEKQSLTYEEEEVVNTYKTINSLLVAELPQFNGTALQLLRNIQRAYIRVHKDLAAEIKQLVGGYVQKQPHSHLDPSAFWQWAGDAVQEEAKKLKSLCQNVEKQLNDPIVQPLNPSLQKRLEFLSKRHAIDRIYQLTGNVGGSRDLDLTLQRGELVGVLQEMDTSGDRRRWLVDAGGPRGYVPSAKLKPYHQVTQAPPSFPRLLSHKVGGADTRRHSYSVLAPPLTLSSTPCFQVFAAYDFSARGHHEVTLRAGEPVNVLEPCDKQGNPEWSLVKVRGQQGYVPSNYLTMLPTPVARSNTPAT encoded by the exons ACACCTGTGCCATGGCTGGTGCCCCGGGGACTCGCATGTCTATCGCGGAGGAACCCGAAGGCAGCGAGATGCCTGTAGAGCCAGATTACCACAGTGACAAGATGAAGCAGAAGCAGCACCTAGCTACAGAAGAGCTTATAACCAGTGAAAGGAGCTACCTGAGACTGCTACAGCTGTGCTGTGTAGACATCAGAGGGAACCTGCAGCGCCTTCAG ATGCCCCTGCTAAACCTGGAAGCAATGTTCTCCAACATTGAAGATGTGATTGCAGTGTCCGTCCACCTGCTCAGCCTCCTGGAGCAGACTGATCCTAGCGATCCACGGTTCCTCAGTGCTCTCA GCGATGCCTTCTTCACTGTGAAAGGTGATATGGAGATGGTTTACAGGGAATACTGTGCCAACTACAACAACATTGCCGCAATGGAAAACCGCTGCAAACAGAATGAAGCCGTCTGGGAGAAGATGCTGCTGATAATAAAATCCTCAGC TCCGGACATCAATGCCACCTCCCTGACATTTTTCCTGGTGATGCCCATTCAGAGGATAGCTCGCTACCCCCTTCATCTGCAGACCATCTTGAAGCACACGGACCCCCAACATCCGGCCTACTCCACCCTGGAGGAGACAGCCCAGGCCACCGTGGAGATCAACTGCAGGATCAACGAGTATAAGCGCTTCAGAGAAGTAG cTGACAAATATAGAAAAACTGAGAGCCTGACGATGAAGGACAGGATGAGCAGGCTCAACGGCCACAGCATTGCCAAAAAGACTTTACGACTGCAGCAGCTGCTCAAACACGAAACGGGCATCAAAGTGAAA GTCAAGGATGAGGAGTTTGATGCCTTGGAGGAACATTTCAATTTAATGGAAAAAgggattgtagacctacatgACAACATGAAAACATACCTCATACACCTGCAG GATTACCTGATGTCTCGCCCAGATGAAAGCGATCTGGACCTGGACAGTGAGCAGTCTGCCCACTGTTACAAGGAGATAAGGGGTCTGCTGCATCAGATGATATACCCAACCTTT GAGTACAGGCTGCAGTCACTAGTGTTCAAGCCACTGTGTTCGCTCAGGGAGCTGCTAGACGGCCCCCGCAACCTCATCCGCAAGCACCTGGACAAACTCCTGGACTTCGAGCTGCTGGAAGAGAAGCAGAGCCTCACCTATGAAGAGGAGGAAGTCGTCAACACTTATAAGACAATCAATTCTCTGCTGGTGGCCGAGCTGCCCCAGTTCAACGGCACAGCGCTCCAGCTGCTGAGGAACATCCAGAGGGCCTACATCCGTGTGCACAAAGACCTGGCGGCAGAGATTAAGCAGCTGGTTGGAGGCTATGTGCAGAAG CAACCTCACAGCCATCTGGACCCCAGTGCGTTCTGGCAGTGGGCAGGGGATGCTGTGCAAGAGGAGGCAAAGAAGCTCAAGAGTCTGTGCCAGAATGTGGAGAAGCAATTGAATGACCCCATTGTGCAG CCCCTGAACCCCTCACTTCAAAAAAGACTCGAGTTCCTTAGCAAGAGGCATGCCATTGACCGTATCTACCAGCTGACCGGCAATGTGGGGGGCAGCCGTGACCTGGACCTGACCCTGCAGAGGGGGGAGCTGGTTGGGGTCCTGCAGGAGATGGACACCAGTGGCGACCGGCGCCGGTGGCTCGTGGATGCTGGAG GTCCCAGAGGATACGTCCCCTCCGCCAAGCTGAAGCCCTACCACCAGGTGACGCAGGCCCCACCCTCTTTCCCGCGATTGCTATCTCACAAAGTGGGAGGGGCAGATACAAGGAGGCACTCCTATTCGGTGTTGGCTCCGCCACTCACCCTCTCATCCACGCCTTGCTTCCAG GTGTTTGCTGCCTATGACTTCTCAGCACGTGGTCACCACGAGGTGACGCTAAGGGCGGGGGAGCCTGTGAACGTCCTCGAGCCCTGTGACAAACAAGGGAACCCCGAATGGAGCCTGGTCAAGGTCCGGGGGCAGCAGGGCTACGTGCCCTCCAACTACCTGACCATGCTGCCCACTCCTGTGGCCAGGTCAAACACACCCGCCACTTGA